One Arachis hypogaea cultivar Tifrunner chromosome 18, arahy.Tifrunner.gnm2.J5K5, whole genome shotgun sequence genomic window, ACTTAGCAATGCTTGCTCTGTTCCATCATTGGGATCTTTGCTCTTGAGAAATCCAATAAATGTAGAAAAGATCTTCAACCCACTACAtacaaaaattcatgcatgtattAGTCAATTGGAGGACATATAATATATTCATCTTAACATTTAAGAATAAAAAGCTGATAGAGGAGAAAGCAAATTTTGCTAGGCTTGTCTAATTTGCAGCAACTATGCTTCATTTCTCTCTCTAAATATTCTAAACCAAGTACATCaagcacaagaaaaacataaTAATAGCACAAAAATATCTAGTAATGATCGGGAAATCTAGAAGATAGATGCATACACTGTAGCTTTTTTGGGTGGAGTTACCAATGGTGGGATAGGATACTTCTCTTCCAGAATTTGTGTGATGATATCTGAATCAGAAACCCGCTTCTCTTCAAGCTTTAAGACAGGAGATTTTCCCTCAGCATTAATTTTAAGGACCCTAAACCAGTAACACAAACAATAAGAAAagtaacaagaacaagaacaacaacaacaaactaATAACTCTTGTACAAAGGAAGAACTTAAAAAAAGAAATGAACCAGAAGATCACCATTCTGACTTGTTGGTCAAATCTACCAACTTGGGGTCATAAGGAAGATGTTTCTCCTCAAGAGTCAGCAACACCCTTTGGCAAAAGGGACCTGAAAGACAATTCAAACAACTGTCACTAATTGATTATAGGAACCTCAAGTTCAAAGGTTAAAaccaaacataaatatttttctcCCTCAATTGAAGTCAAATGAATAATTACTGATTCCAGACACACAAACTGAAACGAAACACATGATAACATcattgccattttcttcaaaggcATCAAATTTCCACTCTAGTAAACACAGTTTTAGAACTGAACTCCTTTATTATTTCAGAATTAGGACTCGGATAATTTCATCAAAATTATACAATTCAGAACTAGGAAAAATTCTGCAGGTCTATCTGATCTGTAAAGTCCAAATGAAAGAAAATCAATTGAGACCCCTAATAATAATCATTAATACTTTATAGTAAGTCAAACAGATTTCAGTATATATGTGACAAAAAGTCAAGCTGAACTCTAATAAAGAGGCCCAAGATTGAAATAATATACTGTGCTTTTCCATAAAAGCCAATAACTAGAACAAACACAGGGGAAATGTACATTGTTGGATCTTCCTTCTCTTCAAAGTTCAATTCAAAGCTCAATTACTTTTTAAGCCAACAACATTTATAACTGATAAGGCAACGAAGAAAAGTTATTGAATGTGAATCAGCATCATATGACAGAtcaagaaagcaagaaagcaaGCAAGCATTTCAAACAAGTTAAGGGTTTGCTAACCTTGCCGCTAAACTTCTTCTCAAGCTTAACATGAATCTTCCTGAAGCATGTAATTGAGATCTTTACACTCGGAATTGATATATAAATCCTTGAGGTCACTCTTAAGATCCTGGTTGGTGTTTCAAGATCAAATAATACCTGCAACAACAGAGGTTGAATGCACCCAGAGGCCGTAATTAGTACTAATTAGCAATATTTCAATGGCAGTCTCAAAATCAAGATAATGTTGGCTGTTATCTTTAATTCTGTAGAAAACATTTTAAACTCTTAAACCAAAATCCAAATATAAACAGAGTAAGCAAGCAAGAACGGTAGATCAAGCAAGTAATAACGGAGAAGACAGAGCAAATAAAAAATTAGGATCAAAATCACTTAAACACTTCAATTTCAGCTTGATCTATCAGATTCATTAGGATCAAGCAAGCAAACATAGCAAAAGTAATAACACGGAGAGGAAATCACATGCTTTTGAATATTCAAACCAAAATCGAAAAATAAACGGAGAAGACCTACCGGCGGCGATGATCTTGTGCGTCTACGTACAAGAATGGCGGCAATGCAAGCGGCGGAGGTGTGGTGTTGCGACTGGAGCAGCAACGGTGGCTGAAAGACCTTGGCAACGTAGATCTGAGACGAGCAAACGATGACAGAGATGCGGATCTAAGGCGGATCGGATGGAAACGAAATCCAAGGAATAGGATGATGGACGGCGGCTATCGGCAATGGttacggtggtggtggtggtgatggtggtcaGTGATGGCAATGGTTACACGTGTTAACCCAGGCTAGTAGCGAAATCAAAGAGAGAGCGAGAAAGTGAAGAGAAACAAAGGATGGAGAGGGAAAGTGAAATTTTCTTTTCTATCTCTTTCTGTATTTTCAATTTGATTTACGGTAGATAAAACAAAAAGAGTGAGAAGAAGAGTTTAGTGGCCATAATGGCAATAGCCactataaaaatttagaaaaattaaaattaaaagtaaaaaaggtTAATAATTTTctggaaataataataatgaccactataatatataatagtaatgGCAAATATATAATTGCcgcaaaaaaataacttaaattaaGAAATTAGTAGTCATTATGTTATTGCCACTAAAAATTTGTCgctaaaacataatttttttgtagtgttactAAATTAAAAGAGCACTTAGTGTGAAGTCACGAGTCTGAGATGTTTTTTTGGAGAGCACTTGGTGTGATTAATCTAAGCTATAGGTTAGCTCTGTGGTTACAAGCTTCATTAGAAGCTTGTGTATTCCTTGATATGATTAGGAGGAATTCTAGAGAGTTAACGAATGTAATTTctctaaaaatagtaaaaaattaactattgttatcatggagactggatgtaggtcatTTTGCACTAAATAGCTAGACTAGGATACTTGGTGGTGCAAATCATTCTTCTTTGTTTTGTCTTTATTACAATCATTAtgagacaaaaaaataaattgtctcttacatttttattttatcagaCAGATCTGTAACTTTCTTCTAAATCTGTTTTAATGATCAAAGCAAAAGAGGCCTTAGATTCAATTGATAACTTTCAATTGGTATCAAGCGACAAGGTTTCAAACGTCAAGTCTAATAACATGGAAGAAAGATCGAAATGGACAACATGGGAGCAAATGTGGTAGTTTATGCGCTTACCAAAGGGCAATCTAACAACAGACCTCTATTTTTTTATGACAAAAGCTATACTTactagaagaaaaagatgaagatatTTGTGCAATCTGTAAATTACAACATTTGAAAGATAATTATGAATGAC contains:
- the LOC112770022 gene encoding probable glutathione S-transferase DHAR2, chloroplastic produces the protein MCFVSVCVSGISPFCQRVLLTLEEKHLPYDPKLVDLTNKSEWVLKINAEGKSPVLKLEEKRVSDSDIITQILEEKYPIPPLVTPPKKATVGLKIFSTFIGFLKSKDPNDGTEQALLSELSSFNDYLNGNGPFVNGKDISAADLSLGPKLYHLEIA